The Pseudomonas hefeiensis genomic sequence CTGGAAAACATCACCATGGCGCCGCGCCGGGTGTTGGGCGTCAGTCAGCAGGAAGCCGAGGACCGTGCCCGTCGTTATCTCGACAAGGTCGGCCTGCCGGCGCGAGTGGCCGAGCAGTACCCGGCGTTCCTTTCCGGTGGCCAGCAACAGCGCGTGGCCATCGCCCGCGCACTGGCGATGGAACCGGAAGTGATGCTGTTCGACGAACCCACTTCGGCCCTTGACCCGGAGTTGGTGGGAGAAGTCTTGAAGGTGATCCAGGGCCTGGCCGAAGAAGGCCGGACCATGATCATGGTGACCCACGAAATGAGCTTCGCCCGCAAGGTGTCGGATCAGGTGCTGTTTCTGCACCAGGGCCTGGTGGAAGAAGAAGGCGCGCCGGAAGACGTGCTGGGCAATCCCAAGAGCGAGCGGCTCCAGCAGTTTCTCAGTGGCAACCTGAAATAAACCCCGTGGGCAAGGGGGTTTTGTGGGAGCAAAGCTTGCTCGCGAAGCAGGCGCCTCGATTTTTGAAAGACCGCATCGCACCCGTCGCGGGCAAGTCTTGCTCCCACAAAATCGCCCCGCCACAGGAGCTTGCATGTTCTCAGCGCGCTCCTGCGTCGCCTTCCCCCATTAAACCTTTCATCTCCCACGGTGGTCACTGAAAGAAGACTTTCAGGGCGCACGCGGCGGGTATGGCGACCTCCAACAATTACGCAAACCAATGGTTCAGCGCCCGCGGCTGGAAGCCGTTCGCCTTTCAGGCCATCGCGTCGAACAGGACAATGACTGCAGGATCTTTGTCATTGGGGATAACGAAATATGGCCCGTCAGTTGAAGCACACGTGCTTTCTACTGACGGGCCATTTTGCGATCAGGCAACAGGCGCAGGAGGCGGCTCATCCGGCAGGGTAGGTTCGCCGGGTTCGGTGGGTTCGAAGGGCTGTTCGTTGGGGGTATCGGGATCAGGCTGGCCTGGAATACCGCCCGCCGCTTCGGCAGGGTGGGCCAGCAATGACCAAGCCATGACACCAATCTGATTGGGCTCAAGCCTGGCCAGTTCGGCACTGATTCGCGGATCGATCTTCATAGAGCAACTCCTGGGCGAAGGCCCGCTGCGCTGAGGCAAAAAAACGGGCAGTACACCCCATAGAGTGCCTGCCCGCCCAGGAATTCAAACTGTTCGTCAGAATCAGGTACGCGGCAGCGTCACACCGCGCTGGCCCTGATATTTGCCACCACGATCCTTGTAGGACACTTCACATTCTTCATCGGACTCAAGGAACAGCATCTGCGCCACACCTTCGTTGGCATAGATTTTTGCCGGCAAGGTCGTGGTGTTGGAGAACTCCAG encodes the following:
- a CDS encoding ABC transporter ATP-binding protein, whose amino-acid sequence is MYKLTIEGLHKSYGEHQVLKGVSLKARTGDVISLIGASGSGKSTFLRCINFLEQPNDGAMSLDGQAIRMINDRHGMRVADEKELQRLRTRLAMVFQHFNLWSHMTVLENITMAPRRVLGVSQQEAEDRARRYLDKVGLPARVAEQYPAFLSGGQQQRVAIARALAMEPEVMLFDEPTSALDPELVGEVLKVIQGLAEEGRTMIMVTHEMSFARKVSDQVLFLHQGLVEEEGAPEDVLGNPKSERLQQFLSGNLK